The genomic stretch AATTGAAGAGATTGGTATTTCACCAACTCATTGTGCGCAAAGAGGATGCCTCATCAATGAataattcagttgcgaagaaaCAAAGGTGAAGGCTGATCAAACAGTTGTCGAAATGGCACCTGACGTCCTGGCCGTGCTTTCCTCCATCAAGACGTAGTTTCCTGTCACCCGGGCTTTCTTCAGGGGGGCTGTCGTCGTGGCGACGGTGGCTGCTCCTGTCGTCGTGGCGACGGCTGCTGCTCCTGTCGTCGTGGCGACGCCGGCTGCTCCTGTCACCGTAGTCGTCGTCCTTGtatcggtggtggtggtggcggcggtggctCATGGCATCGTGGTCGCCGTGCTCGCGGTGCATCTCCTCCTCCTGCCGGTAGTCGCGGATACGACGATCCGGGCTACCGGGGTGCCGCGTCTGAACATTAGATCGCTTCGATCGACGTTGTGCTTCGTCGGGATCCTCCTCTCGGCCACTGCTTCGGCAACGGCGAGATTCTCGGACCCTATCG from Sorghum bicolor cultivar BTx623 chromosome 3, Sorghum_bicolor_NCBIv3, whole genome shotgun sequence encodes the following:
- the LOC110434021 gene encoding pre-mRNA-splicing factor cwc25-like isoform X1 — encoded protein: MLRISGDGAMEPKVAVAPEKDDRVRESRRCRSSGREEDPDEAQRRSKRSNVQTRHPGSPDRRIRDYRQEEEMHREHGDHDAMSHRRHHHHRYKDDDYGDRSSRRRHDDRSSSRRHDDRSSHRRHDDSPPEESPGDRKLRLDGGKHGQDVSEAQEPSVEPQLCLVLENLFDKCVVEPFVDSLKMDSVLLKDVKADAHEMCATKGGTVTNVGVDPYAGKVYVRFRDVRATPTLL
- the LOC110434021 gene encoding splicing factor U2af large subunit A-like isoform X2 produces the protein MEPKVAVAPEKDDRVRESRRCRSSGREEDPDEAQRRSKRSNVQTRHPGSPDRRIRDYRQEEEMHREHGDHDAMSHRRHHHHRYKDDDYGDRSSRRRHDDRSSSRRHDDRSSHRRHDDSPPEESPGDRKLRLDGGKHGQDVSEAQEPSVEPQLCLVLENLFDKCVVEPFVDSLKMDSVLLKDVKADAHEMCATKGGTVTNVGVDPYAGKVYVRFRDVRATPTLL